A single Pseudomonas putida DNA region contains:
- a CDS encoding APC family permease — MEQISTPAGTLRKNALGMWNIVFFVLATNGPLTGLIGVVPTAILMGNGVGLPGVFLLVGAVYLLFAVGFVAMGRHIRNAGAFYAYVATGLGRPLGAASAFLAIVAYAGMQIACYGLIGFFTSETLLRLGINLDWWVASIGYAILVQLFGTRNVEFNGRFLALLMLAELVVILIFDIAVVGHGGGPEGFSTASFVPSNVFATGLGAALVFVGGAFMGFETTAIYAEEARDPAKTLPRATFTALILIMLFYSVSSWLLVVAIGPSIAVETISQDPGAIWFQLSTKLVGVALSDAINILLITSLFAVLLSFHNSLSRYLFSMGRERILPSVLAVTHSKHQTPYVASTIQTSVCLVLLFVFGISGADPITQVLPLGSAPATIGILAVQCLASIAVIRYFRKNQLGVSVWQRLIAPFVSAVALAFGVILIISNMSLLTGGESIFNTLIPLGMLAVGICGMGLAGWHRWRNPQIYANLGRVLNEV, encoded by the coding sequence ATGGAGCAGATATCTACTCCAGCTGGGACGCTACGCAAAAACGCATTAGGGATGTGGAACATCGTATTCTTCGTTCTCGCTACAAACGGGCCCCTAACAGGTCTTATTGGCGTTGTTCCAACCGCCATTTTGATGGGGAATGGCGTGGGTCTGCCCGGCGTTTTCCTGCTCGTGGGTGCTGTGTACCTCTTGTTTGCAGTGGGGTTTGTGGCGATGGGGCGTCACATCCGCAATGCCGGGGCTTTCTATGCTTACGTGGCTACCGGCTTGGGGCGTCCGCTAGGAGCCGCTTCGGCATTTTTGGCCATTGTGGCCTATGCCGGCATGCAAATCGCCTGCTACGGGTTGATCGGTTTCTTCACGTCAGAGACGCTTCTGCGCCTAGGCATCAACCTGGATTGGTGGGTCGCCAGCATCGGGTACGCAATTCTTGTACAGCTATTCGGTACCCGGAATGTCGAATTTAATGGGCGCTTCCTGGCTCTCCTGATGCTTGCCGAACTCGTCGTAATTCTGATCTTTGACATTGCGGTTGTTGGGCATGGCGGCGGTCCTGAAGGTTTTAGCACTGCGTCCTTCGTGCCTTCCAATGTCTTCGCCACTGGACTCGGAGCCGCTCTGGTTTTCGTGGGTGGTGCCTTCATGGGCTTCGAAACCACAGCGATTTATGCTGAAGAGGCTAGGGACCCGGCTAAAACGTTGCCGCGGGCAACCTTCACAGCATTGATACTGATCATGCTGTTCTACTCTGTATCGTCCTGGCTTCTCGTGGTCGCTATCGGCCCATCCATTGCCGTTGAGACAATTTCTCAAGATCCAGGGGCGATCTGGTTCCAGCTTTCTACAAAGCTCGTCGGTGTGGCGCTTTCAGACGCAATCAATATCCTGCTCATCACCAGCCTTTTTGCAGTGCTTCTTAGCTTCCATAACTCGCTCTCTCGGTACCTTTTCTCGATGGGACGGGAGCGGATCCTTCCAAGCGTGCTAGCTGTAACGCATAGCAAGCACCAGACGCCTTACGTTGCCAGCACGATCCAAACCTCGGTTTGCCTGGTTCTGCTTTTTGTGTTTGGCATCTCAGGTGCGGATCCGATCACCCAGGTCCTGCCGTTGGGCAGCGCTCCTGCAACCATTGGCATTCTCGCTGTGCAGTGCCTGGCCTCGATCGCGGTAATCCGCTACTTCCGCAAAAATCAGCTTGGCGTGAGTGTGTGGCAGCGCTTGATTGCCCCGTTTGTGAGCGCTGTAGCTCTGGCCTTTGGTGTGATTTTGATCATCAGCAACATGTCTCTGCTGACTGGCGGTGAGTCAATCTTCAACACGTTGATCCCACTGGGCATGTTGGCTGTGGGGATTTGCGGGATGGGGCTCGCCGGCTGGCACAGATGGCGCAATCCGCAGATCTACGCGAACCTGGGCCGAGTGCTCAACGAGGTTTAA
- the feaR gene encoding transcriptional regulator FeaR: MTHSSTLNDRLQGSAGYQLWESTLAEQCGAFHPEPPLTRGIESFEGAILPAHLAVPGYAAAKIGANCPHIHRDVRDIKRDGHDFFYIVHQVAGDAVMDHCGTQSILTPGDLVLLDSSRPSDFYFSGMSEQISIVIPRHKLESSLHSKQLILNQKICSSSRIGTVAGFITNQFFDADDTGEDLEAVMEALISLIRPTFTSSENQASTYSERVQKSYFEKAQRCIEAKLANFELTPEMIASELGTSKRTLHRIFAQHGLSIGRYILDRRLDKCASEFESESDIQKISAVAFAWGFNDVSHFSRAFKSRFGVSPRGFRSKTGSLN; the protein is encoded by the coding sequence ATGACCCATTCCTCGACTCTCAATGATCGCTTACAGGGATCAGCCGGCTACCAGCTCTGGGAGTCGACGCTAGCGGAGCAATGTGGAGCCTTTCACCCTGAACCGCCCCTGACCCGAGGGATTGAGAGTTTTGAGGGTGCCATCCTACCTGCCCACCTGGCAGTTCCCGGATATGCTGCGGCCAAGATCGGAGCCAACTGCCCCCACATTCATCGCGATGTCAGAGATATCAAGCGTGATGGTCACGATTTTTTCTATATCGTCCACCAGGTCGCCGGTGATGCGGTGATGGATCATTGTGGTACCCAAAGCATTCTCACCCCAGGTGATCTGGTTCTGTTGGACAGTTCGCGCCCGAGTGACTTCTACTTCTCCGGAATGTCAGAGCAGATTTCCATTGTGATCCCTCGGCACAAGCTGGAGAGCAGCCTTCACAGCAAGCAACTGATCCTAAATCAGAAGATCTGCTCAAGCTCCCGAATCGGTACGGTCGCAGGTTTCATCACGAATCAATTCTTCGATGCAGACGATACCGGCGAGGATCTCGAGGCAGTCATGGAAGCGCTGATCAGCCTGATTAGGCCGACCTTTACCTCATCTGAGAACCAGGCCTCAACGTACAGCGAAAGGGTTCAGAAGTCATACTTCGAGAAAGCTCAACGCTGCATCGAAGCTAAGCTTGCGAATTTTGAATTGACCCCCGAGATGATCGCCAGCGAGCTGGGTACATCCAAGAGAACGCTTCACCGAATATTCGCCCAACACGGCCTGTCGATCGGCCGCTACATCCTGGACAGAAGACTGGACAAGTGCGCTTCAGAATTCGAGTCGGAGAGCGATATTCAGAAAATCTCGGCCGTGGCCTTCGCGTGGGGCTTCAACGATGTGAGCCACTTTTCCAGGGCATTCAAGTCGAGATTCGGCGTGTCGCCTAGAGGGTTCAGAAGCAAAACTGGCTCACTCAACTGA
- a CDS encoding FAD-binding oxidoreductase translates to MVANSLPKKLPPGIKLDTQPEALQHYVASHRVPCALPLGIARPNTPEQIEQLVLWARQHEVALVTVSSRANKRSRADTALVKPALVVDLSQMRRMIHADTKDEIAVIEPGLDFAELDAALLSSGLRSIKPFLPRQGKSVLATYLEREPPIGSNTHWDTTDPLAALSIVFGSGESFRTGGASIPGTLEENLQRGNRQMMASGPLVTDYGRVILGSQGTLGLVSWASIYCESIPAIEESRFYGANELGALTELARLLSLHQLGAHFFILSAAQLSLALAEKGGDFEQVLQCEQNVFEWYLYVNLTANDYLPEQRMEWQFELLSDLASRAKATWVESIGTILPATFSRRLQNPPEKHYKDATGKKYAEAICLTQLDKCQALVSVVQKLVSDFGASAQRNILVATYIQPTIQGISCHLEFTMFSEPEDTALLIALERLVVSALAENGGFLSRPYGDWAKIAYERDANIVPYLRKVKDLFDPSGILNPGKLCF, encoded by the coding sequence GTGGTTGCCAATAGTCTTCCAAAAAAGCTTCCGCCTGGAATCAAGCTTGATACCCAGCCAGAGGCTCTACAGCATTACGTTGCCTCACATCGTGTTCCTTGTGCTCTGCCGTTGGGGATTGCGCGTCCGAACACCCCTGAGCAGATCGAGCAGCTGGTCCTTTGGGCCCGGCAACACGAAGTAGCCCTGGTGACGGTTAGCTCCAGAGCCAACAAGCGCAGCCGTGCGGACACAGCTTTGGTTAAGCCGGCCCTGGTTGTGGATCTGTCTCAAATGCGTCGGATGATTCACGCAGATACCAAAGATGAGATCGCGGTCATTGAGCCTGGTCTGGATTTCGCAGAATTGGACGCGGCGCTTCTGAGTTCAGGATTGCGATCGATCAAGCCGTTCCTCCCTCGCCAAGGCAAATCTGTTCTGGCTACGTACCTCGAGCGAGAGCCTCCGATCGGGTCGAATACGCACTGGGACACTACTGACCCCTTGGCTGCGTTGAGCATTGTCTTCGGTAGCGGTGAGAGCTTCCGAACAGGTGGCGCATCTATCCCGGGTACGCTGGAGGAGAACCTTCAGCGTGGTAATCGCCAGATGATGGCGTCTGGTCCCTTGGTAACGGACTACGGCAGGGTGATTCTGGGCTCCCAAGGTACTCTCGGACTTGTCAGCTGGGCGTCAATCTACTGTGAAAGCATCCCTGCGATAGAAGAGTCTCGGTTCTACGGAGCCAACGAGCTAGGCGCCTTGACCGAACTGGCTAGGCTGCTTTCCTTGCACCAATTGGGCGCCCACTTCTTCATTCTGAGCGCCGCCCAACTCTCTCTCGCTCTCGCCGAGAAAGGAGGGGATTTTGAGCAGGTGCTACAGTGTGAGCAGAATGTCTTTGAATGGTACTTGTACGTAAATCTAACAGCAAATGATTACTTGCCCGAACAACGCATGGAATGGCAATTTGAATTGCTGTCTGACTTAGCGTCGCGGGCCAAGGCAACGTGGGTTGAGTCTATTGGCACGATTCTGCCTGCTACCTTCTCAAGGCGACTGCAAAATCCGCCAGAAAAGCACTATAAAGACGCGACTGGGAAAAAATACGCAGAGGCAATTTGCCTTACCCAATTGGATAAGTGCCAAGCGTTAGTAAGCGTAGTTCAAAAGCTTGTGAGTGATTTCGGTGCCAGCGCCCAGAGAAATATTCTGGTTGCAACGTATATTCAGCCGACCATCCAAGGAATCAGTTGCCATCTGGAGTTCACAATGTTCTCCGAGCCTGAGGATACCGCTCTGCTCATTGCGTTAGAGCGGCTAGTCGTATCGGCGCTTGCAGAAAACGGCGGATTCCTCAGTCGTCCATATGGCGATTGGGCAAAGATTGCGTATGAGCGGGATGCGAATATTGTTCCTTACCTGCGGAAGGTAAAAGATCTATTCGACCCGAGTGGGATTCTAAATCCAGGCAAGCTTTGCTTCTAA
- a CDS encoding (Fe-S)-binding protein: MSLEERRIYQESCTRCSQCKFVPMPESKKFSGICPSVDYGNFHAYSGGGKVITSYAILENKAEITPALIDSVYACTMCGACDTTCKTNMGENVEPLDTIYELRSFLAKNGSVPDTLKQMVEQLRAEGSHLGRRKERSRWASGLNIKNALENKVEVLFHVGGSMAFDQSQWPQLKLIVELLTRARVDFGIAFDEEQDSGGLAYDLGFRDEALALAAATLDRVKASGAKILLVACAEEFAAFKGLYSRVGVEFKKVQVMHVTQFIEKLLIEGALELESVPGRTVTYHDPCKLGRLSEPYEQWSGQWETVLNTVPVPSTKRPARYGNQGNYGAPRRLLGMAGVKILEMERNRQFAYCCGAGAGATEAYPKMAEQAALHRLEEAKATGASCLVTSCAGCERHLGEIARINAIDIEVRDLVGFVAGQFKGGKQ, translated from the coding sequence ATGTCGCTCGAAGAACGCCGAATCTATCAGGAGTCATGCACTCGCTGCTCCCAGTGCAAATTTGTGCCTATGCCTGAAAGTAAGAAATTTTCAGGGATCTGCCCCAGCGTGGATTATGGTAATTTCCACGCCTATAGCGGTGGTGGGAAGGTAATTACTAGCTATGCAATTCTCGAAAACAAGGCTGAAATAACGCCGGCGCTCATTGATAGTGTCTACGCCTGCACGATGTGCGGTGCCTGTGACACTACGTGCAAGACGAATATGGGTGAGAATGTGGAACCATTGGATACTATCTATGAGCTGCGCTCATTTTTAGCCAAAAATGGAAGTGTGCCCGACACGTTGAAGCAAATGGTCGAACAGTTGCGGGCCGAAGGGTCGCATCTGGGTAGAAGGAAAGAAAGAAGCCGATGGGCATCAGGTCTTAACATCAAAAATGCGCTGGAAAACAAAGTTGAAGTTCTGTTCCATGTTGGCGGCAGCATGGCATTTGATCAGTCTCAATGGCCCCAGCTTAAGCTTATCGTCGAATTGCTGACCCGTGCTCGGGTTGACTTCGGTATTGCCTTTGATGAGGAGCAAGACTCTGGCGGGCTCGCGTATGATCTCGGGTTCCGGGATGAGGCGCTGGCCTTAGCCGCCGCCACGCTTGATCGAGTTAAAGCATCAGGAGCAAAAATTCTGCTGGTGGCCTGTGCTGAGGAATTTGCCGCATTCAAAGGTCTCTACTCTCGAGTTGGCGTGGAATTCAAGAAAGTCCAAGTGATGCACGTGACCCAGTTCATCGAGAAGCTGCTGATCGAGGGCGCCCTGGAGTTGGAGTCAGTACCCGGACGTACAGTGACCTACCACGACCCTTGCAAGCTTGGGCGGCTGAGTGAACCTTACGAGCAGTGGTCCGGCCAATGGGAGACCGTGCTCAATACTGTGCCGGTTCCGAGCACGAAGCGGCCTGCACGATATGGCAACCAAGGTAACTACGGCGCACCGCGTCGCCTGCTAGGCATGGCAGGCGTCAAGATCCTTGAGATGGAGCGGAACCGGCAGTTTGCCTATTGCTGCGGTGCCGGAGCGGGCGCTACCGAAGCCTATCCAAAAATGGCTGAACAGGCAGCGCTTCATCGGCTTGAAGAGGCTAAAGCGACGGGAGCATCTTGCTTGGTAACCTCGTGTGCAGGATGTGAAAGACATCTTGGAGAAATTGCCCGGATCAATGCAATCGATATTGAGGTGCGAGATCTGGTTGGCTTCGTGGCCGGTCAATTCAAGGGAGGCAAGCAATGA
- a CDS encoding FAD-binding oxidoreductase, which produces MSSLPKDIYDELSQVVGAQYISGDDSVTASHDWFGLGADPSPRTLLDKPPAVVVLPASTEQVSAVIKVCNRHGIGFKAHSTGYGNYAGVGTAGSVSIDLRRMNGLEIDAENRMAIIEPYVTAGELMAEAMKHNLMCHIIGAGPVHSPLASATSMAGVGLPGHHTGNNSRNLLSLEWVTPEGEIVRIGSSGSDCGWFTGEGPGPGFRGMIRGVLGALGGLGVFTRIGYKLYPWAGPQRLEWTGEHPQRGAVLPEHFSLHQLSWPNWEAMTKGTYDIKNSRIATLLTRTPPSGIGNILTATNREYFEAEEAGTLPEAATGATGKGWTVVLMAWTAKELAWKHAVLESLLSATQGRQLSLDPQHEQVIFANAVTSLYVARFCRMGSAAGVSMGIFDSFGLIPKAIEHSEELLGDMQKPGGPMMKADTEQNWMWSSEGRHFWTENNPPANRFEPRSLASAVEFIVRSFIKGEKDPVGITFFLIGPAADMFGKKLGNAQVWMRKVKQMFDPKDLSDSNAFVRLKVSPEARAWPIVKNVLFHPKLKPLLQRILAKQFK; this is translated from the coding sequence ATGAGCAGCCTGCCGAAAGACATCTACGACGAACTCTCCCAGGTCGTCGGTGCACAGTACATCTCAGGAGACGACAGCGTTACGGCGAGTCACGACTGGTTCGGCCTGGGTGCTGACCCCTCGCCGCGGACGTTGCTGGACAAGCCACCAGCCGTCGTTGTCCTGCCGGCGTCGACTGAACAGGTTTCTGCCGTCATCAAGGTTTGTAACCGGCACGGAATCGGGTTCAAAGCGCATAGCACCGGCTACGGCAACTATGCTGGAGTGGGCACGGCCGGCTCCGTATCCATTGATCTTAGGCGTATGAATGGCCTGGAGATTGATGCCGAGAACCGTATGGCCATCATTGAGCCGTACGTTACCGCAGGTGAACTCATGGCAGAGGCCATGAAGCATAACCTGATGTGCCACATCATTGGCGCAGGCCCAGTGCATTCTCCTTTGGCCTCCGCGACCTCGATGGCAGGTGTTGGTTTGCCAGGGCACCACACAGGCAATAACTCCCGCAACCTGTTGTCGTTGGAATGGGTCACGCCAGAGGGTGAAATTGTCCGTATCGGTAGCAGTGGAAGTGACTGCGGTTGGTTCACAGGCGAGGGACCAGGCCCTGGATTCAGGGGAATGATTCGTGGCGTCCTCGGCGCTCTCGGCGGCTTGGGGGTTTTCACTCGCATTGGATATAAATTGTATCCGTGGGCTGGTCCGCAGCGACTGGAGTGGACCGGGGAGCATCCACAGCGTGGCGCAGTACTTCCCGAGCATTTTTCTCTCCACCAACTGAGCTGGCCGAATTGGGAGGCGATGACCAAGGGCACTTACGATATCAAGAACTCCCGCATCGCCACCTTGTTAACGCGTACCCCGCCATCGGGTATCGGGAATATTTTGACGGCTACAAACCGTGAATATTTCGAGGCAGAGGAAGCGGGTACGCTGCCTGAAGCAGCAACCGGTGCCACCGGTAAGGGCTGGACGGTGGTGCTGATGGCTTGGACCGCAAAAGAGCTAGCGTGGAAACATGCGGTGCTCGAGTCGCTTCTCAGTGCAACGCAGGGGCGCCAACTGTCGCTCGACCCACAGCATGAGCAAGTCATTTTTGCCAATGCGGTCACGTCGCTTTATGTCGCACGCTTCTGCCGGATGGGATCTGCCGCAGGCGTGAGCATGGGGATCTTTGACTCCTTCGGGCTGATACCTAAGGCGATTGAGCACAGTGAAGAACTGCTGGGCGACATGCAAAAGCCTGGTGGACCAATGATGAAAGCCGATACGGAGCAAAACTGGATGTGGTCCAGTGAGGGGCGGCATTTCTGGACCGAGAACAATCCCCCAGCCAACCGGTTTGAGCCGCGCAGTCTTGCAAGCGCAGTAGAGTTCATTGTCAGGTCTTTCATCAAAGGGGAAAAAGACCCCGTTGGCATCACCTTCTTCCTGATCGGGCCGGCAGCTGACATGTTCGGCAAGAAATTGGGCAATGCGCAGGTCTGGATGCGCAAAGTCAAGCAGATGTTTGATCCCAAGGACTTGTCTGACTCAAACGCTTTCGTTCGCTTGAAGGTGTCACCAGAGGCGCGTGCATGGCCAATTGTTAAGAATGTGCTTTTCCACCCTAAGTTGAAGCCACTGTTACAGCGGATTCTCGCTAAGCAATTCAAATAG
- a CDS encoding cupin domain-containing protein: MITSRTAKSDPAATGLPDLLSNAISALKVDSSAILVFEIFGPWGVNVEYAYGFSWTVVSGCIWMQLNGKNIEKFNPGDTFIFPRGTEGKVYTLLSSPEAKPQEASHLWEQQSLPSFKPGLSIGCPRLVRWGDGAHLDTKIVSTAFGFNDRKLGPLIEALPSLMVVKAPQVDMSFLDMLLKFPFGKESDSQPGYLAIAAQSVQLFLMHAVRAYALSSTDSKIGWLGGMSDPRISRALARMHAQPEEDWDLARLSSVAGMSRSLFAARFVECIGSSPKKYLGAWRMHLAREALAAGGKTVAALAESLGYQSEAAFRLAFKKFGGKSPRDYVRSLRDDGGEDSG; this comes from the coding sequence ATGATCACATCAAGAACAGCAAAGTCTGACCCCGCTGCTACAGGTCTGCCAGATTTGCTCAGTAACGCGATATCCGCTTTAAAGGTGGACTCGTCTGCCATCCTGGTCTTTGAGATTTTCGGGCCATGGGGGGTTAATGTTGAGTACGCCTATGGATTCAGCTGGACAGTTGTATCTGGCTGCATCTGGATGCAGCTTAACGGTAAGAACATAGAGAAGTTCAACCCGGGTGACACATTCATCTTTCCCAGGGGGACAGAGGGTAAGGTCTATACCTTGCTCTCATCTCCAGAGGCCAAACCTCAAGAAGCTTCGCATCTGTGGGAGCAGCAAAGCCTGCCTTCGTTCAAGCCCGGCCTGAGTATTGGCTGTCCTCGGCTCGTACGTTGGGGCGACGGCGCTCATCTGGATACGAAAATTGTCTCAACGGCTTTTGGTTTTAATGACAGGAAGCTAGGGCCTTTGATTGAGGCACTGCCAAGTCTGATGGTGGTTAAAGCGCCACAGGTTGATATGAGCTTCTTGGATATGTTGCTCAAATTTCCATTCGGTAAAGAGTCCGACAGCCAACCTGGTTATCTGGCAATAGCGGCTCAATCCGTACAATTGTTCCTGATGCATGCAGTTCGGGCATATGCGCTTTCAAGCACCGACTCCAAAATCGGTTGGCTAGGAGGGATGTCTGACCCAAGAATTTCCCGTGCGTTGGCCCGCATGCATGCGCAGCCAGAAGAGGATTGGGACCTGGCCAGGCTTTCAAGTGTGGCCGGAATGTCACGGTCTTTATTCGCGGCACGCTTTGTTGAGTGCATTGGCAGCTCGCCCAAAAAATACTTGGGCGCCTGGCGTATGCATTTAGCCCGTGAAGCACTCGCTGCTGGCGGGAAAACCGTGGCAGCGCTAGCTGAAAGCTTGGGTTATCAGTCTGAAGCGGCATTTCGCCTTGCTTTTAAAAAGTTTGGCGGGAAGTCCCCACGAGACTACGTCCGAAGCCTTAGGGACGACGGTGGTGAGGATAGCGGTTAA
- a CDS encoding aldehyde dehydrogenase family protein: MSNVPYAMTIGGERVFADNLGEVVNPATETVVCSYPLATRADFERAVASAKDAFVSWSKTPLGVRQAKLHELSQLIEQKKDTFVDLLITEQGKSRAAAEWEINGCIHWCDKISRQHLEDEVVVSNPDEEIVTRYTPIGVVGAITPWNFPVLLAVWKIAPALLVGNTMVLKPSPYTPLCTLLLGELAQAVLPAGVLNVVSGGNELGQWITEHPDIGKVSFTGSTATGRRVMQSAASNLKRLTLELGGNDAAIVLPDVDPKAVAGPLFWAAFANSAQFCVACKRLYVHEDIYDELTSEMVAYAATVKMGNGKDAGTELGPLQNQMQYEKVVELLDDSKANGHRFLLGGELPSGPGYFVPVTLVDNPPESSRCVAEEAFGPILPILKYRDIEEVIARANDTPYGLAGSVWGRDVAEAERVARLLETGTVWINQAHIFSPDIAFGGHKQSGLGIENSLHGLAEYANVQTILRKGKRP; this comes from the coding sequence ATGTCTAACGTACCTTATGCAATGACTATTGGCGGTGAACGTGTCTTTGCCGATAACCTCGGCGAGGTAGTGAATCCGGCAACTGAAACTGTTGTATGTAGTTATCCGCTTGCTACGCGGGCTGATTTCGAACGTGCGGTGGCCTCCGCCAAGGACGCGTTTGTCTCGTGGTCGAAGACACCACTTGGCGTACGTCAAGCCAAGCTGCACGAGCTGAGTCAGCTGATTGAGCAAAAGAAAGACACATTCGTAGATCTGCTGATAACCGAACAAGGTAAGTCCCGAGCTGCCGCTGAGTGGGAAATCAATGGGTGTATCCATTGGTGCGACAAAATTTCCCGGCAGCACTTGGAAGACGAGGTTGTGGTCAGCAACCCCGATGAGGAAATCGTGACGCGCTATACGCCCATCGGCGTAGTTGGCGCGATCACGCCATGGAATTTTCCAGTGCTGCTTGCTGTTTGGAAAATTGCGCCGGCATTGCTGGTGGGCAACACCATGGTGCTCAAGCCATCTCCATACACGCCCCTCTGTACTCTGCTCTTGGGCGAGCTGGCACAGGCCGTACTCCCGGCAGGCGTGCTGAACGTGGTCTCTGGTGGCAATGAGCTGGGCCAGTGGATCACCGAACATCCCGATATCGGCAAGGTTTCTTTCACCGGCTCGACCGCGACTGGTCGACGAGTGATGCAAAGCGCTGCTAGCAATTTGAAACGCCTGACTCTGGAACTCGGCGGTAACGATGCCGCGATCGTGCTCCCTGATGTGGACCCCAAAGCAGTAGCAGGTCCTCTGTTCTGGGCCGCGTTTGCGAATAGCGCACAGTTCTGTGTGGCTTGCAAACGACTGTATGTACACGAGGATATTTACGATGAGCTGACCAGCGAGATGGTCGCTTACGCCGCTACGGTGAAAATGGGTAATGGCAAGGACGCAGGCACAGAGCTGGGCCCCTTGCAGAATCAGATGCAATACGAAAAGGTGGTTGAGCTACTGGATGACAGTAAAGCGAATGGTCACCGTTTCCTCCTGGGTGGCGAACTGCCAAGTGGGCCGGGCTACTTCGTACCGGTGACCCTGGTTGACAACCCTCCCGAGTCTTCCCGTTGCGTAGCCGAGGAAGCATTTGGTCCAATCTTGCCGATTCTGAAGTACCGAGATATCGAAGAGGTTATCGCGCGCGCCAACGACACTCCCTACGGGTTGGCCGGTAGTGTTTGGGGGCGGGACGTTGCCGAGGCTGAGCGCGTCGCTCGCCTTCTCGAGACCGGGACCGTCTGGATCAACCAGGCCCACATTTTCTCGCCAGATATCGCCTTTGGCGGTCACAAACAATCAGGCCTGGGAATTGAAAACTCACTGCATGGCCTTGCTGAGTACGCCAACGTTCAGACCATTCTGCGCAAAGGTAAAAGACCATGA
- a CDS encoding class I adenylate-forming enzyme family protein, whose amino-acid sequence MTVRECTAVGDLVGLASQRFGGKVAIICEGQSWTFEQVNDAASRVAQYLQNAGVVAGDRVSLYSQNCPEWIAGYYGILKLGAVVNPLNLMLSAEEAAYAIRDCGASAVLGAGELVEKLLPVMGEAALKVVVSLSGNTPEGAVAFTDVLACEPLAKPYVSLEGEELCTIGYTSGTTGFPKGAMLSHKAILVNVRMTSTMHVRTSQDTALSALPCSHVYGNIVMNSAFLCGMTLVLHKTFDVTAVLQSIQEHRVTLFEGVPTMYHYLMSSGMVSGFDISSLTRCTIGGQSISAERLEQIERLMGCPILELWGMTELGGLGTTHSAYGPKRYGSIGVPLPHLEARIISTDDRAKPMPSGEIGELQIRGPVTMTGYFGKQSQTQETLSEEGWLSTGDLAYADAEGFLYIVDRLKDLIITGGFNIYPAELERVIGEYPGVAMVAVAGVPDDLKGELAKAFIVQSPDGSIDLDLLEQYCRMRLAAYKVPRAFQFVDALPTTSTGKVLRRELRKLV is encoded by the coding sequence ATGACTGTTCGCGAGTGCACGGCAGTCGGAGACTTGGTTGGTCTAGCGTCCCAGCGTTTCGGCGGGAAGGTGGCGATCATCTGCGAGGGCCAGAGCTGGACCTTTGAGCAGGTCAATGATGCCGCTAGCCGAGTCGCGCAGTACCTTCAAAACGCAGGGGTCGTGGCGGGGGATCGAGTAAGCCTCTACTCGCAGAACTGCCCGGAATGGATCGCTGGTTACTACGGAATTCTGAAGCTGGGTGCTGTAGTCAACCCTCTCAATCTGATGCTTTCCGCGGAGGAGGCTGCCTATGCAATCCGCGACTGTGGCGCCTCGGCCGTGCTGGGCGCTGGGGAGCTAGTTGAGAAACTTCTGCCAGTTATGGGAGAGGCCGCGCTAAAGGTAGTGGTTTCTCTTTCCGGCAATACCCCTGAGGGGGCAGTAGCGTTCACTGACGTTTTGGCTTGCGAACCATTAGCCAAACCGTACGTGAGCCTCGAGGGGGAAGAGCTTTGTACGATTGGATACACGTCGGGAACGACGGGTTTTCCGAAAGGAGCAATGCTCAGCCACAAGGCTATTCTCGTCAATGTGCGTATGACCTCGACGATGCATGTGAGGACGTCTCAGGACACAGCTCTGAGCGCGCTGCCGTGTTCACACGTGTACGGCAATATCGTAATGAACTCCGCTTTCCTGTGCGGCATGACGTTAGTGCTCCACAAGACATTCGATGTCACGGCCGTCCTTCAAAGTATCCAGGAGCACCGGGTGACGCTCTTTGAGGGCGTGCCGACGATGTACCACTACCTGATGTCTAGCGGCATGGTGAGTGGCTTCGATATCTCGTCCCTGACGCGCTGCACCATCGGAGGCCAAAGCATTTCAGCCGAAAGACTCGAGCAGATTGAGCGGCTGATGGGATGCCCGATCCTCGAGCTTTGGGGCATGACCGAACTTGGTGGATTGGGTACGACGCACAGTGCTTATGGTCCTAAACGCTACGGCTCGATTGGTGTGCCTCTGCCACACCTGGAGGCTCGTATCATCTCAACAGATGACCGAGCTAAACCGATGCCGTCGGGTGAGATTGGAGAGCTGCAAATACGAGGTCCCGTGACGATGACCGGGTACTTCGGCAAGCAATCTCAAACTCAGGAGACCTTGAGCGAAGAGGGGTGGTTAAGCACTGGCGACCTTGCGTACGCAGATGCTGAAGGGTTCTTGTACATAGTGGATCGTCTCAAAGATCTCATTATCACTGGCGGATTCAATATCTATCCGGCAGAACTCGAACGCGTGATTGGAGAGTACCCAGGGGTTGCGATGGTTGCTGTCGCTGGCGTACCGGACGATCTAAAGGGAGAGTTGGCTAAAGCTTTTATTGTGCAAAGTCCAGATGGAAGCATCGATCTTGATCTGCTCGAACAATACTGCCGAATGCGCTTGGCTGCCTATAAGGTGCCGCGTGCATTTCAGTTCGTCGATGCGCTCCCAACTACCAGCACCGGGAAGGTCCTTCGGCGGGAGCTTCGAAAGCTGGTATGA